A portion of the Coturnix japonica isolate 7356 chromosome 4, Coturnix japonica 2.1, whole genome shotgun sequence genome contains these proteins:
- the SMIM20 gene encoding small integral membrane protein 20, whose product MPARRPPLPLPPSPPRSARRARLARKRRPRLFRSVLCAPLPAMAGLSRTLGIFGGFVAVVGAAFYPIYFRPLLLPEEYKREQSINRAGIVQENIQPPGLKVWSDPFGRK is encoded by the exons ATGCCGGCACGCcgccctcccctccctctccctccctcccctccccgctccGCCCGCCGGGCCCGTCTCGCCCGGAAGCGGCGGCCGCGTCTCTTCCGTTCCGTTCTGTGTGCGCCGCTCCCCGCTATGGCCGGGCTGTCCCGCACGCTCGGCATCTTCGGCGGCTTCGTGGCCGTGGTGGGGGCCGCCTTCTACCCCATCTACTTCAGGCCACTGCTGCTGCCCGAGGAGTACA agagaGAACAATCAATAAACCGAGCTGGTATTGTTCAAGAGAATATCCAGCCTCCAG GGTTAAAAGTGTGGTCTGATCCGTTTGGAAGAAAGTAG